TGTATCATAAGATTCTCTCTATCTATCTGGGATAATTCCCCTGCGAGATAATCCACCATTAATCTTTCATATCTTTTACATACCATTTTTCTTACCTCCCAGGTTTTTCTTTATCTTCTGTATAACCTGAAAGTATGTCGCTTTTACAGTTCCTATCCTGCTTTTTGTAAGTCGGGCAATCTCTTCATATGTAAGCTCCTCATAACACTTTAATATAAAAACCGCTTTCTGTTTTGGAGTAAGATTATCTATCTCTTTCTTAATACTATCTATCCTGTCTGAATTTATGAGATTCTTTTCTCCAATATGTAATCTTTCATCTTCAAAGTCCTTTTCAATAGGTAATAACCCTTTCTGTGACCTTTTATTCAAAAAATCATAAGAAAGATTAAGTGTTATCCTGTATAACCAGGTAGAAACAGCGGCTTCATTTCTAAACTTTTCCCAGTTCTGGTATGCCCTTATAAAACTTTCCTGAACTATGTCCATAGCATCCTGCTTGTTACTAACCATTCTGAATGCCACACTATATAGTTTCCCTGCATATTCCTTATAAAATTCTTCAAATATTATCTTTTTTTCATCTGGCATATTTTTCCATTCTTCTTTATTATGACAGATGTTCTTGATAAAAGGTTTAGTTTATGGTATTATCATACCACTTTCATCAATACTATAAAAGGAGATAGAGATATGGCGAAAAAGAAAAAGAACGTTTTAAAAAGGCAGAGACAGGAAAAGAAAAAGAGGTATTACAACAAAAAAATTAAAGAAGCCATTAAAAAATCAATAAAAGATGTAAAGAAAGCAATTTTAACTCAAAAAGCAGAAGTACAGGATATGCTGAAAAAAACATATAAGATGATTGATAAAGCCGTTGCAAAAGGTGTAATACACAAAAATACTGCTGCCAGGAAGAAAAGTAGATTAGCCCTATTTTTAAAGAAATACGGAAAACAGATAAAAACTGGTTAAGAATAAAAAGTCAGGGAAGAATAGAGAAAAGAAATACATCAAACTCTTCTTCACCCATCTTGCCTATTTTAAGATTAAAATCAAGATTGTAAAGTTTTTGATACGAATCAAAAATCTTCTCATCAATATTCTTCTTATTTTTGATAGTATTCCTTAAATATATAAAAGAAGCGTTAATTACAGCAGGAAAGTCATGTGGATTATGTGTTATATATTCTCTTATAAGAGATATTATCTTCTTTTTATCTTTCGGACCTTTCATATAGAAGATAGCAGGGAAAAGTTCTAAAGGTACTTCTTCTTTTAACATTATATCCACATAATCAGCAAGTACATCTTTTATCTCTTTACCGCTAAGGATAAGAAATATATCCTCTTTAGGATTTTCAAAAAGGTCCTTTAAGAGTTTACAGTCCTCTTTGTTTATCTTTTCACAGTTTTTTATATGGATGAGTTTTTTATTTGAAAAAAGCGGTAAAAAACCTGTTTCATCAAGAAGTACTTTTATAGATATCTCATCTGCAAAAACCGTCTTTATTTCACCTTTTTCTATACCATATTTCTCTATAAGATGTTGTTTTAATTCCTCTGCTTTCGCATCATCCCCAATAATTATATAGTTGTTCTTATCTATCATTTTCTATCAATAATACGGAAATAAATCTTATTCGCCAGTTTCTCTGAAATATCTTTAAGAACACCCTCCTCTTCATATTCCTTACCTAAAGAGGTTGAAATATTATCTGTAATGGTATCAGTAAATACAATATTTTCACCTTTATATAGTATTACTTCTGCTTCTATAATAAACTTTGCAATAACTATCTCCCTTGACCTTTCTCCAGAAAAAAATAATGGGGTTCTCTCCCACTTTTTGATAAGAACCTTCAATGTATATTCTGCATCAGATGAATTTTTAACTGGCTGATACTCTGCATATTTAATAAATACATCCCTTAAAAATTCTGTTAGATAGATATCTACAAGTGGTTGTAAAGAATAGTTCAATACTGGCTGTATAAAAATTTTTGCTTTAGCATTTGAGATAAACTTATAACCGCATCCACATAGTAACAAAGTCATACTAATTACTACGTAGTTTCTTAGAAGCATCTTTACCATAACTTGTTTCCGCATAATTATCAACAAGAATCTTATAATAGTAGTTTGCCGAGTTCTTGTTTCCTGCCTTTTCATAAAAAGAAGCAATTTCAAAATATCTCTTCGCTTCATTCTCCATAATCTTATTTTTAATTTTCATCACTTCATCTCTGTAAGTACTCTCTCCGTAAAGTGCAAGAAATGTCTCTATATTTTTCTTTACTCCTTCATACTGCCTTATATCGGTGGAGACCTCCGGAACGGAAAGGAATTCTGTCTTTATGAGATAAAAGTGTGCTTCTTCAAGTATAGAAGGATTAGTGTACTTCATTACTATATCAGAAAACACTTCCTTTGCTTTCTTGTACTGTTTGGTTTCAAGATAAAACTTCCCTAATTCTATCGCTCTTTTCTCTGAATCTTCTGCATATGGGTGATTTTCTATAACTGTAGCAAGCATCTCACCCCTTTCTTCTTTCCTCTCTTTAAAGAAAAGCCAGCCAGAACCTTTTTCAATCTCCTCTTCTGCTATCTTTCCCTGTCTCTTTATTGCCTCCATAAGAAAGGGAGATGAAGGATATTTATCCACAATCTTTTGATAATAATCAAATGCCTTTTTATTATCTCCTTTTGACTGATAAAGTTCACCGAGAATAAAGCAGGAAGATGCAGCATATTCTGAATCAGGATAATGCCTCAAAAGTTTCTCGTATTCCCATATTGCACTGTCTATATTACCCTCTCTCTTCAACTGTTCTGCCCATTCAAACTGTTCCTTAGGGGTATCTTTGACAGCATACTTTGGATTTATCCACTTGCCTGTTTTGGGTGTCCACTCCCAGTAAGCAAGGCAATGAAGAGAAAAAAGAAAGGATACAAAAATTATTATTTTATATTTCATTTTGTCCTCCTTTTTTATTATACCATACCAGCATATTTTTTTCTTTACCTTTATTATCTTCAAGTTTATAATATAGTACGCCTAATGGAGGATACAATGGAAGGGATAGAAAAACAGCTGAATATAATGATAATAGAGGATGATGATACTATAAGAAAAATTATTACTATTGAATTCAAAAGAAAGGGACATAATGTTCTTGAATATACAGATGCTGCAGCAGCAATGCAGGACCTTGAGAGAGAAAAAAAACCCATAGATGTAGCAATAGTTGACCTTATGAATATGGGGTATGGTGGAAATATTGGAGAGTATCTGAGAAAACAGAACGAATATAGAAATATCCCTATATTTTTCTATACAGCTCTTACACAACAGCAGTTCAATACAAAGATATTAGACACTCCTAACACCCACTACATACATAAAGAACCTGGAAGTATCAAAATTCTTGTTGAAAAAATAGAGTCCCTTTTTTAACTCATTATCCATAATCTTTTCAAAAAAGATATAGAAATGAGAAAAACAGAAAGATTAAAAATTTCTGTTTTACAGGGCTTCTTTCAACTTTTCTATAAATATAATCTTCTTCTCTTCTCCATATGTATCACCTGTTGCGCCTATAAGTCCAAATGTAGAGAGTTCAATGTATTCCTTTCCTGCTGGTGTTTTCTTCTTTTTATACTGGTATGGTCTACCATAAGGGTCCATAAAGGTTGTTCCAGCACCTAAATATGGTCCGTTCCATCCCTGAATATCAGGGTTTTTCATCAAATCCTCCAGTTTTGTAGGAACTGTTCCAGTATCCGCGTAGAAAAGTTTTATAGCATTCTCTATCGCAGAAAAGTCATTTATTACCTTTTCAGTACCCTTCTTTGCCATACTTAATTCTCTGACTATTCTTGCTGCTTCCTGTATCTGCATAGCATTTATCTCAGCAATACCACCAACAATACCTATCTCGGAAAATGGAATACTGTTCTTCCAGTTTTCCCATTCCTGTTTTTCTTTTTCCTCAAGCATCTGTGGTGGAACAGGTGGTTTATTCGCAACTATAACTGTGGACATATTTTCTTTAAGGATTACATAACCTGGGGTCTTTGTTGATGCCACTCCCACCTCTCCTGCAATTACCCCCACTGTTGTGGTATCATCCTGCTGATTATAGTTTGTAGTAAATATTGTCCCCCTTACCCCTGCAATGGTATTGGGTGTCTCTATGTTAAACTTCCTGTCTGGTTCAGGAAGTTTCTCCACTACAGACCATACCTTTCCCTTAGGCAACTGGACTTTTATCTCTTTTATCTCATCCTTCTCGTCAAAAAGTGAACGTTCTATCTTTATCGCTGTATTTTCCGAAAGGGTTATAACTGCTTTTTTTCCAAAAGAGATAATTGCTTTCCCTCCAGAGTCAACTTTTACAAACATCCCTTCAGTAAGTTTACTCTTCACAGGAAGGTCTTCCCATCTGGTAGTAGCAGAATTCCAGTAATATACTGAACCAGTCCTTTCAGCGAGCATTATCGGATTATCTCCTGCAAAACAGAATAAACTTAAATAAATTATGACTATCAACCCAAAAAGTATTTTTTTCTTTTCCATATTGCTCTCCCCTGTATAAAAAATCTTTCTATCAATTTAATCCTTTAACTCTGTACATCTTCCGGGCATGTTATTATCACCCTGTACAGTTTCAGTTTATCCTGTTTTCCTCTGATAGTAAATACACCTGCCGGCTCACAAATTACCCTTTCCTTCACAAGATTATATGTCTCTTCTCCAATAAGTATCTCACCACCAGAAGTAAGTTCTTCTATTCTTGCAGCAACATTTACTGTGTCTCCTATGGCTGTATATTCCATCCTCTGAGTGGTTCCTATATTCCCTATAACTGCCTTACCTGTATTTATCCCCAATCCTATCTGTACATCTCCGCTGAATTCTTGTATTTTCTTAATCATCTCTATTCCTGAATATACTGCATTAAGTGCATGTTCAGGGTCATCAACAGGAGCTCCATATATACCCATCACCTCATCTCCTATAAATTTATCAAGTGTACCACCAAATTTAAATATCGCATCTGTCATAATACTTAATACTCTATTAAGAAAAGAAAATGTCTCTTCAGGAGAATGGTTATCAGCATAAGAAGTAAAGCCCCTGATATCTGCAAAAAGAACTGTTATTGTTTTTTCTTCTCCCCAGAGCATAATCTCTCCTTTAAGAGCGAGAATCTTTTCCATTACCTGTGGAGATACATATCTTCCAAAAATATTCCTTATCCTCGCTTTATCCTTCACTTCCCAAATAAATTTAACAAGTACTACTACCCCATAAACAATAAGGATACTTATAACAGGATAAAAAACATCTATCCAGAAAAGTTTTGATATAAATAAAAAGAATGTAAGTGTTATGAAAAGACAGATAAGAAACATAATAGAGATTACACTAATAACAGGAGAAAATGTAATGGCAATGGTCCCTGAAAAAAGTGAAAAACATAGCGGTATGAAAAAATTAGGAATATCTCCTGCCTTTCTTATGAACTCCCCTTTAAGAAAATTCTCTAAAAAACTCGCATGGACACCTACAAGAGGATAACCAGCAACCCCTGGAACATTCCCTGTATCAGGTACTCCTGTTGCTGTTATTCCTATAATAACTATTTTATCTCTGAATGCGTCCGGTGGTACAAAAGATGCCTTTCCCATATAGGACTGGAATACCTGAACAAATGAATAGTTAGGAAATTTTTTAAGGTCATTATAGACATTGAGGTAAACAGACCTGTCTTCATTTACAGGAATTTTTCTTTTTTGCCCGTCTATCTCAAACTCAATGAATCCTTTTCCCATCCTTAAAATAGAACCATCCAATATATCCTCTACTACAGATATATCAAGAGACCTGTATGTCTTCCCATTGTAATCTATAAAAAGTGGATACTTCCTTATAACCCCATCTTTATCAGGTATAATATTGATGAAGCCAGTGGATACCGCATACCTCTTGATTTCTTCAACTGGTTCCACTATTTTTTCTGCCTCTAAGATTCCTTTTTTCACTTCTGGACGGTCAAAAAAGAAGGGCAGGACAACATTACCTGCGTCTTTTATCGCTTCTACAAATTCCTTATCACCTTCCTTCTGTTCAACAAATAAAATATCAAAAACAATTGCCTTTGCCCCCATACCTTTCAATATCTTTACTATTTCTGCATACCACTCTCTCGAAATCGGCCATTCTCCGAGAAGAGAAAGGGTATCATCTCCTATAAAAATAATTACTATATTACCTGTTGGTTGTTTATTCTGAAGGTATTTTATCCTCCAGTCATAAGTGGTATTTTCCAATCTTTTAAGAAAGTCCAATCTGAATAGAAAAAATAGTACTATATTTACAACAAAAGCTATTATAAATATCTTTTCATTTCTTCTTAACATTTTCCGGATCTACAGGTAGTTTCAGAATAAATGTTGTCCCCTTGCCCTGTTCAGAAACAACATTAATATCTCCCTTATGTTCTGTAACTATCTTTTTAACAACAGGAAGGCCCAGTCCTGTTCCTTTATGTCCTTTGGTTGTAAAGAAGACTTCAAATATCTTCTTTAAATTTTCAGGTGGAATTCCTGTCCCGTTATCAGATATCTTTATAAGATACATTCCAGTACTCTCCATCTCTGTTGAAATTTTTATAAACCCTGTCCCTTCAGTAACTGCCTCACAGGCGTTAGTAAAAAGATTGAGTACAACTCTCTGCATACCATCTACATCTACTTTTACATTTTTAATCTTCTCATCCAGTTGATACTCAACTTTTATGTTTTTTTCCCTTATCTTTTCATTATAGACACCTGTAACATCCCTTATAAAACTATTCAACTCTACCTCCTGCAAGAGTGGTTTTTTCTTGGAAGAATAATTAAGCATATCAAGTATAAGTTCTGAGATTCTATTAACATTTGCCTTTACTATATTCCAGCCCTCTTTCACATATTCCTCGGTAGAAGCCCCTATTGTTTCATCAATAAGAGAAATACCACCTACCAGCCCATTAAGTATATTTTTAATATCATGGGAGAGAGAAAGCATTGTTTCACCAACACCTGCCATCCGTGCATTTTTCACATTTTCAATATATAAATGCGCATTTTCTATTGTAAGGGCTGCCTGAGAAGCAATAATTCTCATTAGCTCTTCATCTTTTTTATCAAACGGTTTGCCATCTTTTCTGTTCAAAACCTCAAGTACACCCAGCAGTTTACCTTTTTTACCGGTAAGAGGAACTGCAAGTATACTTTTTGTCTTAAAATGGCTTTTCTTATCAGCGAGAGAGAAGAATCTTTTATCTTTTGAAACATCTTTAACATTTATTAATCTCTTTTCCTGTGCGCATATTCCTGCAATACCCTGTCCGAGTTTAAGTTTTATTGCTTTTACATCTCTGCCTTTTTCTCCTGTAGCAACCTCAAAAAAAAGTTCTTTCTTCTCTCTGTCATAAAGAAGGAGGGAACTGGCTTCTGCTTTAAGAATATTTTTGCTTTCTTCCATTATCAGATTAAGCAACTGGTGGAGGTTATATATGGAGGATATAAAAGAACTTATTCTTTTCAGAACTTTAAACTTTTGCAGATACTCTCTGTCTCCCACAATGTTATTATACCACATTATTGATTATTGCGAAGAAACAGATTTTGCTGTAAACTTTAATGAAAAAGGAGGAGAGAATGAAATTTTCAGGTATAAGTGATGAGGCAGGTCAGGCAATAGAAATACAGATAAAAGCACATAAAGAATTGGGCTGGGAATACCTTGAACTACGTAATGTTAATGGAGAAGGTATTGCACTTATGGATGATAGAAAGTTTGATGATGCCTTTGAAAAAGTTATTGCTTCCGGGTTAAAGGTATCCTGCTTTGCCAGTTCCATAGCCAACTGGGCAACAGAAATATCAGGAAATTTTCAGAAAGATATAGATGAACTTAAAAGAGCCATCCCGAGAATGCATAGGTTTAATACAAAATATATAAGGGTAATGTCATGGCCCAATAACAAAGAAAACCCACTTTCTGAAGAGGACTGGGGAAAAGAAGCAATAAGAAGAATGAAAGAACTAACAAAGATAGCAGAAGATGGTAAAGTTATTCTCCTTCATGAAAACTGCAGTGGATGGGGGGGCTTGAGTATTGAAAATATGTTAAAACTCCATCAGGAAGTAAACTCTCCTAACTTTAAAATTCTGTATGACACAGGAAATGTTATTCACTATAATAAAGGTGTTGACCCTTGGGAATTTTATAGTAAAGTAAAACCGTACATTGGATATGTCCATATAAAGGACTATAAAACACTTGCAGATGGGACAGAAAAGGCAACCTATCCTGCTGAAGGGGAAGCAAAGGTAAAAGAAATACTGCAAGACCTGAAACAATCAGAATACAATGGCTTTATATCCATAGAGCCACACCTTGCAAGTGTAGTCCATGAAGGTAAGGTCGGTGACCCTGAGGTTACCTATCAGACATATATCACATATGGCAAAAAACTTATGGATGTTGTTAAGAGATTATGAAAGAAAAGGTTGTAGTAGCAAGATGTGCATCTTATGAAAAAAGTGTGGTTGAAAAAGCAATAAACAAGATT
The window above is part of the bacterium genome. Proteins encoded here:
- a CDS encoding RNA polymerase sigma factor, with the translated sequence MPDEKKIIFEEFYKEYAGKLYSVAFRMVSNKQDAMDIVQESFIRAYQNWEKFRNEAAVSTWLYRITLNLSYDFLNKRSQKGLLPIEKDFEDERLHIGEKNLINSDRIDSIKKEIDNLTPKQKAVFILKCYEELTYEEIARLTKSRIGTVKATYFQVIQKIKKNLGGKKNGM
- the rpsT gene encoding 30S ribosomal protein S20, which codes for MAKKKKNVLKRQRQEKKKRYYNKKIKEAIKKSIKDVKKAILTQKAEVQDMLKKTYKMIDKAVAKGVIHKNTAARKKSRLALFLKKYGKQIKTG
- the bamD gene encoding outer membrane protein assembly factor BamD; this encodes MKYKIIIFVSFLFSLHCLAYWEWTPKTGKWINPKYAVKDTPKEQFEWAEQLKREGNIDSAIWEYEKLLRHYPDSEYAASSCFILGELYQSKGDNKKAFDYYQKIVDKYPSSPFLMEAIKRQGKIAEEEIEKGSGWLFFKERKEERGEMLATVIENHPYAEDSEKRAIELGKFYLETKQYKKAKEVFSDIVMKYTNPSILEEAHFYLIKTEFLSVPEVSTDIRQYEGVKKNIETFLALYGESTYRDEVMKIKNKIMENEAKRYFEIASFYEKAGNKNSANYYYKILVDNYAETSYGKDASKKLRSN
- a CDS encoding response regulator, with amino-acid sequence MEGIEKQLNIMIIEDDDTIRKIITIEFKRKGHNVLEYTDAAAAMQDLEREKKPIDVAIVDLMNMGYGGNIGEYLRKQNEYRNIPIFFYTALTQQQFNTKILDTPNTHYIHKEPGSIKILVEKIESLF
- a CDS encoding FecR domain-containing protein, producing MEKKKILFGLIVIIYLSLFCFAGDNPIMLAERTGSVYYWNSATTRWEDLPVKSKLTEGMFVKVDSGGKAIISFGKKAVITLSENTAIKIERSLFDEKDEIKEIKVQLPKGKVWSVVEKLPEPDRKFNIETPNTIAGVRGTIFTTNYNQQDDTTTVGVIAGEVGVASTKTPGYVILKENMSTVIVANKPPVPPQMLEEKEKQEWENWKNSIPFSEIGIVGGIAEINAMQIQEAARIVRELSMAKKGTEKVINDFSAIENAIKLFYADTGTVPTKLEDLMKNPDIQGWNGPYLGAGTTFMDPYGRPYQYKKKKTPAGKEYIELSTFGLIGATGDTYGEEKKIIFIEKLKEAL
- a CDS encoding adenylate/guanylate cyclase domain-containing protein — encoded protein: MLRRNEKIFIIAFVVNIVLFFLFRLDFLKRLENTTYDWRIKYLQNKQPTGNIVIIFIGDDTLSLLGEWPISREWYAEIVKILKGMGAKAIVFDILFVEQKEGDKEFVEAIKDAGNVVLPFFFDRPEVKKGILEAEKIVEPVEEIKRYAVSTGFINIIPDKDGVIRKYPLFIDYNGKTYRSLDISVVEDILDGSILRMGKGFIEFEIDGQKRKIPVNEDRSVYLNVYNDLKKFPNYSFVQVFQSYMGKASFVPPDAFRDKIVIIGITATGVPDTGNVPGVAGYPLVGVHASFLENFLKGEFIRKAGDIPNFFIPLCFSLFSGTIAITFSPVISVISIMFLICLFITLTFFLFISKLFWIDVFYPVISILIVYGVVVLVKFIWEVKDKARIRNIFGRYVSPQVMEKILALKGEIMLWGEEKTITVLFADIRGFTSYADNHSPEETFSFLNRVLSIMTDAIFKFGGTLDKFIGDEVMGIYGAPVDDPEHALNAVYSGIEMIKKIQEFSGDVQIGLGINTGKAVIGNIGTTQRMEYTAIGDTVNVAARIEELTSGGEILIGEETYNLVKERVICEPAGVFTIRGKQDKLKLYRVIITCPEDVQS
- a CDS encoding ATP-binding protein; the protein is MGDREYLQKFKVLKRISSFISSIYNLHQLLNLIMEESKNILKAEASSLLLYDREKKELFFEVATGEKGRDVKAIKLKLGQGIAGICAQEKRLINVKDVSKDKRFFSLADKKSHFKTKSILAVPLTGKKGKLLGVLEVLNRKDGKPFDKKDEELMRIIASQAALTIENAHLYIENVKNARMAGVGETMLSLSHDIKNILNGLVGGISLIDETIGASTEEYVKEGWNIVKANVNRISELILDMLNYSSKKKPLLQEVELNSFIRDVTGVYNEKIREKNIKVEYQLDEKIKNVKVDVDGMQRVVLNLFTNACEAVTEGTGFIKISTEMESTGMYLIKISDNGTGIPPENLKKIFEVFFTTKGHKGTGLGLPVVKKIVTEHKGDINVVSEQGKGTTFILKLPVDPENVKKK
- a CDS encoding sugar phosphate isomerase/epimerase, producing MKFSGISDEAGQAIEIQIKAHKELGWEYLELRNVNGEGIALMDDRKFDDAFEKVIASGLKVSCFASSIANWATEISGNFQKDIDELKRAIPRMHRFNTKYIRVMSWPNNKENPLSEEDWGKEAIRRMKELTKIAEDGKVILLHENCSGWGGLSIENMLKLHQEVNSPNFKILYDTGNVIHYNKGVDPWEFYSKVKPYIGYVHIKDYKTLADGTEKATYPAEGEAKVKEILQDLKQSEYNGFISIEPHLASVVHEGKVGDPEVTYQTYITYGKKLMDVVKRL